One Aphelocoma coerulescens isolate FSJ_1873_10779 chromosome 6, UR_Acoe_1.0, whole genome shotgun sequence DNA window includes the following coding sequences:
- the ANKRD22 gene encoding ankyrin repeat domain-containing protein 22 isoform X2 produces the protein MGILYSEPICQAAYNNDFNKVHLLLELNGNYLNVQDSFSGDTPLICACKQGNNRIVNYLLRKHADVNLRNKKDRTCLHYAVRKRFTFLDYVLIIILMPVMLIGYLLMVSKTKQNEHLVKMLLRAGVDVNATDSSGSTALHYACEMKNQAVIPLLLEAHADTSVKNQDGETPLDIARRLQFHNIESMIKKDS, from the exons ATGGGTATACTCTATTCAGAG CCCATCTGTCAGGCAGCTTACAACAACGATTTCAATAAAGTTCATCTCCTTTTGGAGCTCAACGGCAACTATCTGAATGTCCAGGACAGCTTCAGTGGAGACACCCCTTTAATTTGTGCATGTAAACAAGGAAACAACAGGATAGTTAATTATCTTCTTAGAAAACATGCTGATGTCAACCTCAGAAATAAG AAGGACCGCACTTGCCTCCATTATGCTGTGAGGAAACGGTTTACCTTCCTTGACTACGTGCTCATCATAATCCTCATGCCAGTTATGCTTATTGGATATCTTCTCATG GTCTCAAAGACAAAACAGAATGAACACCTGGTCAAGATGTTGCTTAGGGCTGGAGTCGATGTGAATGCTACAGACTCT tctGGCAGCACAGCTCTTCACTATGCTTGTGAAATGAAAAACCAGGCAGTCATTCCTCTACTGCTTGAAGCTCATGCAGACACTTCTGTAAAGAATCAG GATGGGGAGACTCCCTTAGATATAGCAAGAAGATTACAGTTCCACAACATTGAAAGCATGATAAAAAAAGATTCTTAG
- the ANKRD22 gene encoding ankyrin repeat domain-containing protein 22 isoform X1 — MGILYSEVRDHFLQVLELLKPICQAAYNNDFNKVHLLLELNGNYLNVQDSFSGDTPLICACKQGNNRIVNYLLRKHADVNLRNKKDRTCLHYAVRKRFTFLDYVLIIILMPVMLIGYLLMVSKTKQNEHLVKMLLRAGVDVNATDSSGSTALHYACEMKNQAVIPLLLEAHADTSVKNQDGETPLDIARRLQFHNIESMIKKDS, encoded by the exons ATGGGTATACTCTATTCAGAGGTACGTGACCACTTTCTGCAGGTACTGGAGCTGTTGAAG CCCATCTGTCAGGCAGCTTACAACAACGATTTCAATAAAGTTCATCTCCTTTTGGAGCTCAACGGCAACTATCTGAATGTCCAGGACAGCTTCAGTGGAGACACCCCTTTAATTTGTGCATGTAAACAAGGAAACAACAGGATAGTTAATTATCTTCTTAGAAAACATGCTGATGTCAACCTCAGAAATAAG AAGGACCGCACTTGCCTCCATTATGCTGTGAGGAAACGGTTTACCTTCCTTGACTACGTGCTCATCATAATCCTCATGCCAGTTATGCTTATTGGATATCTTCTCATG GTCTCAAAGACAAAACAGAATGAACACCTGGTCAAGATGTTGCTTAGGGCTGGAGTCGATGTGAATGCTACAGACTCT tctGGCAGCACAGCTCTTCACTATGCTTGTGAAATGAAAAACCAGGCAGTCATTCCTCTACTGCTTGAAGCTCATGCAGACACTTCTGTAAAGAATCAG GATGGGGAGACTCCCTTAGATATAGCAAGAAGATTACAGTTCCACAACATTGAAAGCATGATAAAAAAAGATTCTTAG